CCGCAGGGCGGTCGAGCACGAGAACCTTTCGGCGTCCGCGCCTCGCGCTGCGTCCTCCAGGAGAGGTCGCCCAAACCTTTATATCAAGCACGGGTTTAACGCCGCTTCGCGAGGCCCCTTCTCATGGCCAGGACCCCTAAGACGAACGCTCAACTCACCCGGGTTGTCCAGGAGTTGCGGGAGCTCTCGCGGGAGAACGGGGTCCCAATCTGGCGGGACGTGGCCGACCGCCTGGAGCGGTCCCGAAAGAACTGGTCCGAGGTCAACCTGTCCCGCGTGAGCCGCTACGCAGGCAAGGGCGAGCAGGTCGTCGTGCCCGGCGTTCTGCTCGCGGCGGGGGACCTGACGATTCCGGTCACCGTGGCCGCGTTCCGGGCCTCGGCCGCCGCTCGGAAGAAGGTCGAGGCCGCCGGAGGGCGATCCGTGAGCCTGCTCGAGCTCGCGGTGCAGAATCCGAAAGGAAGCGGCGTCCGGATCCTGGGGTAGTCATGACGGTGATCATCGACGGCACGGGGCATGTGGTCGGCCGCCTCTCCTCCGAGGTCGCCAAGCGCATCCTCCGGGGCGAGGAGATCGTCATCGTGAACGCCGAGAAGACAATCATCACGGGTGCGCGGAGCCGCGTCTTCCACACGTATCTGGAGAAGCGGCAACGGGGCAGCACGGCGAGCCGGATGCGGGGCATCGGACCCCTCTTTCCGCGGCGCCCCGACATGATCCTCCGTAGGACGATCAGCCGCATGGTCCCCCACCAGCAGGCCCGCGGGCGGGAGGCGCTCAAGCGCCTGCGCGTGTTCATGGACGTGCCCGCGGAGTACAAGGCGGGACCGTTCGAGACGATCGCCACGGCGAA
This sequence is a window from Thermoplasmata archaeon. Protein-coding genes within it:
- a CDS encoding 50S ribosomal protein L13; this encodes MTVIIDGTGHVVGRLSSEVAKRILRGEEIVIVNAEKTIITGARSRVFHTYLEKRQRGSTASRMRGIGPLFPRRPDMILRRTISRMVPHQQARGREALKRLRVFMDVPAEYKAGPFETIATAKRPPQGPVMSLGEVSRMLGSKF
- a CDS encoding 50S ribosomal protein L18e yields the protein MARTPKTNAQLTRVVQELRELSRENGVPIWRDVADRLERSRKNWSEVNLSRVSRYAGKGEQVVVPGVLLAAGDLTIPVTVAAFRASAAARKKVEAAGGRSVSLLELAVQNPKGSGVRILG